In Streptomyces sp. NBC_01439, the following are encoded in one genomic region:
- a CDS encoding energy-coupling factor transporter transmembrane component T has translation MSRTTTAAVKPPASGPAPDAGGRRLPRTLHPVAWWIWALALATAVSRTNNPLLLFLVLAVLGYVITVRRTEAPWARGFKYYLYLALTVVTIRVLFRAVFATGITPRDHFLFSLPHVPTPDWYAGIQLGGPVSLEALLSAATDGLRLACMLCCIGAANTLANPKRALRVLPGALYELGVAVTVSISVAPQLVASVQRVHRARRLRAGRTKGLRALRGIIVPVLEDALERSLRLAAAMDSRGYGRAGTATRRSRRLTGALMLLGMCGLCAGAYGLLDATAPKLLGLPAMAVGASLCFAGLRLGGRRITRTTYRPDPWRAAEWAVAGCGVLSAVLLFTNIGFDAAELNPSIYPLSWPTLPLVPAAAILLAGTAGFLAPPPTAPARPAVPAPRTEEPK, from the coding sequence GTGTCACGCACCACCACCGCTGCGGTCAAGCCGCCCGCGTCCGGCCCCGCGCCGGACGCGGGTGGCCGTCGGCTGCCCCGTACCCTGCACCCGGTCGCCTGGTGGATCTGGGCGCTCGCCCTGGCCACCGCGGTGAGCCGCACCAACAACCCGCTGCTGCTCTTCCTCGTCCTCGCGGTCCTCGGCTACGTGATCACCGTGCGCCGTACCGAGGCCCCCTGGGCGCGCGGCTTCAAGTACTACCTCTACCTGGCGCTCACGGTCGTGACGATCCGTGTGCTGTTCCGCGCGGTCTTCGCCACCGGCATCACCCCGCGGGACCACTTCCTCTTCTCCCTGCCCCACGTCCCGACCCCCGATTGGTACGCCGGCATCCAGCTCGGCGGCCCCGTCTCCCTCGAAGCCCTGCTGTCGGCCGCCACCGACGGGCTGCGGCTCGCCTGCATGCTGTGCTGCATCGGCGCGGCCAACACCCTCGCCAACCCGAAACGGGCCCTGCGGGTCCTGCCCGGCGCCCTCTACGAACTCGGGGTGGCCGTCACGGTTTCCATCAGCGTCGCTCCCCAACTGGTGGCGAGCGTCCAGCGCGTCCACCGGGCGAGGCGGCTGCGGGCCGGCCGTACGAAGGGGCTGCGCGCCCTGCGCGGCATCATCGTCCCGGTCCTCGAGGACGCCCTGGAACGGTCCCTGCGGCTCGCCGCCGCCATGGACTCCCGCGGCTACGGACGTGCCGGAACCGCCACCCGCCGCTCCCGCCGGCTGACCGGAGCCCTCATGCTGCTCGGCATGTGCGGCCTGTGCGCCGGGGCCTACGGCCTCCTGGACGCCACCGCGCCGAAACTGCTGGGCCTGCCGGCCATGGCCGTGGGGGCGTCGCTGTGCTTCGCGGGACTGAGGCTCGGCGGGCGCCGGATCACCCGGACCACCTACCGGCCCGACCCCTGGCGGGCCGCTGAATGGGCCGTTGCCGGCTGCGGGGTGCTGTCCGCCGTCCTGCTCTTCACCAACATCGGTTTCGACGCTGCCGAGTTGAACCCTTCGATCTACCCCCTCAGCTGGCCGACGCTGCCACTGGTCCCGGCCGCGGCAATCCTGCTCGCCGGCACGGCCGGCTTCCTTGCTCCGCCCCCGACCGCTCCCGCCCGCCCGGCGGTACCGGCACCACGCACCGAGGAACCCAAGTGA
- the galE gene encoding UDP-glucose 4-epimerase GalE, which yields MKVLIAGGAGFIGSTVASACSDAGITPVILDNLVTGRREFAQDKAFYEGDIADGALIDRVFAEHPDIEAVVHCAALIVVPDSVGDPVGYYRANVAKSLEFVAHLLRNGCSRMIFSSSASIYREGDDLTVDEDSPIDAKSPYARTKAVCEAMFADIAASQPIKILSLRYFNPIGADPKMRTGLQLRHPSHALGKMIQAMENGSDFCVTGTTYGTRDGSGIRDYIHVWDLASAHVAALTQFDTLLTDADPALAINLGTGTGTTVKELVEAFNSVADRPISVIEADARPGDVVGAYTRSDRAERLLDWRAEYSIVDGIRHSLHWATVRDTLLADSGRSR from the coding sequence ATGAAGGTCCTGATCGCCGGCGGCGCCGGATTCATCGGCAGCACGGTGGCGTCGGCCTGTTCGGACGCCGGGATCACTCCGGTGATCCTCGACAACCTCGTCACCGGAAGGCGCGAATTCGCCCAGGACAAGGCCTTCTACGAAGGCGACATCGCGGACGGCGCGCTGATCGACCGGGTCTTCGCGGAACACCCCGACATCGAGGCCGTGGTCCACTGCGCTGCGCTCATCGTCGTGCCCGACTCCGTCGGTGACCCGGTGGGCTACTACCGCGCCAACGTGGCCAAGAGCCTGGAATTCGTCGCGCACCTGCTGCGCAACGGCTGTAGCCGCATGATCTTCAGCTCCTCGGCCTCGATCTACCGGGAGGGCGACGACCTGACCGTGGACGAGGACTCTCCCATCGACGCGAAGAGCCCCTACGCCCGGACGAAGGCCGTCTGCGAGGCCATGTTCGCCGACATCGCCGCCAGTCAGCCGATCAAGATCCTTTCCCTTCGGTACTTCAACCCGATCGGCGCGGATCCCAAGATGCGCACGGGTCTGCAACTCCGCCACCCCAGCCATGCCCTCGGCAAGATGATCCAGGCGATGGAGAACGGAAGCGACTTCTGCGTCACGGGCACGACGTACGGCACGCGGGACGGTTCCGGCATCCGCGACTACATCCACGTCTGGGACCTGGCGTCCGCTCACGTTGCTGCCCTGACCCAATTCGACACCCTGCTGACCGACGCGGACCCCGCCCTGGCGATCAACCTCGGCACGGGTACCGGAACGACCGTCAAGGAGCTCGTCGAGGCCTTCAACTCCGTGGCCGACAGGCCGATTTCCGTGATCGAGGCCGATGCGCGCCCGGGCGACGTCGTGGGCGCGTACACCCGCAGTGACCGTGCAGAACGCCTCCTGGATTGGCGGGCCGAGTACTCGATCGTCGACGGCATCCGCCATTCGCTGCACTGGGCGACCGTCCGCGACACCCTTCTCGCGGACTCCGGCCGGTCCCGGTAG
- a CDS encoding prenyltransferase/squalene oxidase repeat-containing protein, with product MGTAEQAERRTGRKRLVSLLSAALLTFGTSVAFVTGTTTSATADPIEGCTATTGAVVAVDFGPFGGKVERGCDTTPTTGYELLHAGGFTTEGTQHDGPAFICRIGSGSFNSGTQYPTADKEKCVLTPQATAYWSYWVASPGQKTWTYSSLGAMARIPKAGDVDAWVFGSTDIGGTSGKPTFSPDDVRAAGGKPDPDPTGPPPVPPGTVDVAAATRWITGKLTDGERVVDEGATTPNYLLTTEAVYALAGADPKSAAARKAADFLAAPAHTDAYAYPAGKAGIPDATAAARLALVAEATGKDPRAFGGHDLLGDLVTYVCPRDIGDGETIDGCLTKGDFRTTGQSDAQAMAVIALLNGGVTPPADAVKRLTALQCEDGGFTSILIRSGGWCDSDANATALITLALKRAGGHDAVVEKARAHLRKSQLPTGAWPAAAYMTTGNAASTGWAAQAMRALGDTPYADAGLFWLSKQQLPGGAFGFEEGLTEPQLYPTTPAVVAAAKSDLVKLTTKKVDPPEPPTTPSPPTSPSPPTTPPGDGPDLKKGAAYLTDTARLIQGRYYENAPGSGFADYGLTIDGAYALAATGENDPALRNIVDFLDKGGKDGKGRGVHDWTLIGTRHAGGGSLGKTALLAEAVGRDPRAFGGQDLIAALAKAVCPAPSTAPDRSCAAKGAYTNAPSVFSQSLAVIAQVRAGESAAAADPIAYLESLQEPSGAWPSLIGTPSGAEVDSTAMAAMALDLLPDAKAQAAVDKALVWLAAQQKDDGGFPGASGNSVNSAALAVQGMSLDAPKYRTQIAKARTFLATQQNGDGGFNVAKGGQPGSDVRASTQAVGGATGISFATLTRSLNGTVPQPVPSGTTGAPAIVTPGGETAGGETAGGSSASGSGGGLASTGTQVAGIAAAAVALVYCGWGTTRVARRRRHDETTGGRA from the coding sequence GTGGGGACCGCAGAGCAAGCAGAACGACGCACGGGGCGGAAGAGGTTGGTGTCGCTGCTATCGGCGGCGCTGCTGACCTTCGGCACGAGCGTGGCCTTCGTCACCGGTACGACGACGTCCGCGACGGCCGATCCGATCGAGGGGTGCACGGCCACCACCGGCGCCGTCGTCGCCGTCGACTTCGGCCCGTTCGGCGGGAAGGTCGAACGGGGCTGCGACACCACCCCCACCACGGGCTACGAGTTGCTCCACGCCGGCGGTTTCACCACGGAGGGCACCCAACACGACGGCCCCGCCTTCATCTGCCGCATCGGCAGCGGATCCTTCAACTCCGGTACCCAGTACCCCACGGCGGACAAGGAGAAGTGCGTCCTGACCCCGCAGGCGACCGCGTACTGGTCGTACTGGGTCGCGTCCCCCGGCCAGAAGACCTGGACCTACAGCTCGCTCGGCGCGATGGCCCGGATACCGAAGGCCGGTGACGTGGACGCCTGGGTGTTCGGCAGCACGGACATCGGCGGCACCTCGGGCAAGCCCACCTTCTCCCCCGACGACGTGCGCGCCGCGGGCGGCAAGCCCGATCCGGACCCCACGGGCCCGCCCCCCGTGCCGCCGGGCACCGTCGACGTGGCCGCCGCCACCCGCTGGATCACCGGGAAGTTGACGGACGGCGAGCGGGTCGTCGACGAGGGCGCCACCACCCCGAACTACCTGCTCACCACGGAGGCCGTGTACGCCCTGGCCGGCGCCGACCCCAAGAGCGCGGCGGCCCGCAAGGCCGCCGACTTCCTGGCCGCGCCCGCGCACACGGACGCGTACGCCTACCCCGCCGGCAAGGCCGGGATCCCCGACGCGACCGCTGCCGCACGTCTCGCTCTGGTCGCCGAGGCCACCGGGAAGGATCCCCGCGCCTTCGGCGGGCACGACCTGCTCGGGGACCTGGTCACGTACGTCTGCCCGAGGGACATCGGCGACGGCGAGACGATCGACGGCTGTCTCACCAAGGGTGACTTCCGCACCACCGGCCAGTCGGATGCCCAGGCCATGGCCGTCATCGCCCTGCTGAACGGCGGCGTGACGCCTCCGGCCGATGCCGTGAAGCGGCTGACCGCCCTCCAGTGCGAGGACGGCGGGTTCACCAGCATCCTCATCCGCTCCGGCGGATGGTGCGACAGCGACGCGAACGCCACCGCACTGATCACCCTGGCACTCAAGCGGGCCGGCGGCCACGACGCCGTCGTCGAGAAGGCCCGCGCCCATCTGCGCAAGTCCCAGCTGCCCACCGGCGCCTGGCCCGCCGCCGCCTACATGACCACCGGCAACGCGGCGTCCACCGGCTGGGCGGCCCAGGCCATGCGTGCCCTGGGCGACACCCCGTACGCCGACGCGGGTCTGTTCTGGCTCTCCAAGCAACAGCTGCCCGGCGGGGCCTTCGGATTCGAAGAGGGCCTGACCGAACCGCAGTTGTACCCGACCACCCCGGCCGTCGTCGCGGCCGCCAAGAGCGACCTCGTGAAGCTGACCACCAAGAAGGTGGACCCGCCCGAGCCGCCGACCACGCCGTCACCTCCGACGTCGCCTTCACCGCCCACCACTCCCCCCGGCGACGGGCCGGACCTGAAGAAGGGCGCGGCGTACCTCACCGACACCGCCCGTCTGATCCAGGGCCGCTACTACGAGAACGCCCCCGGCAGCGGCTTCGCCGACTACGGTCTGACCATCGACGGGGCCTACGCCCTGGCCGCCACCGGTGAGAACGACCCCGCCCTGCGCAACATCGTCGACTTCCTCGACAAGGGCGGCAAGGACGGCAAGGGCCGCGGCGTCCACGACTGGACCCTGATCGGCACCCGGCACGCCGGCGGTGGTTCCCTCGGCAAGACCGCCCTGCTCGCCGAGGCGGTGGGCCGCGATCCGCGCGCCTTCGGCGGCCAGGACCTGATCGCCGCCCTCGCCAAGGCCGTCTGCCCGGCCCCGAGCACGGCGCCCGACCGGAGCTGCGCCGCCAAGGGCGCGTACACCAACGCCCCGTCCGTGTTCTCCCAGTCCCTCGCCGTCATCGCCCAGGTCCGCGCCGGTGAGAGCGCCGCAGCAGCCGATCCGATCGCGTACCTGGAGAGCCTCCAGGAGCCCTCGGGCGCCTGGCCCAGCCTGATCGGGACGCCCAGCGGCGCCGAGGTCGATTCCACCGCGATGGCGGCCATGGCCCTCGACCTGCTTCCGGACGCCAAGGCGCAGGCGGCCGTGGACAAGGCGCTGGTCTGGCTGGCGGCGCAGCAGAAGGACGACGGCGGGTTCCCCGGCGCCTCCGGCAACTCCGTCAACTCCGCCGCCCTCGCCGTCCAGGGCATGTCCCTGGACGCGCCCAAGTACCGTACGCAGATCGCCAAGGCCCGCACGTTCCTGGCGACCCAGCAGAACGGCGACGGCGGGTTCAACGTGGCGAAGGGCGGCCAGCCCGGTTCCGACGTCCGCGCCTCCACCCAGGCGGTCGGGGGCGCCACCGGCATCTCCTTCGCCACCCTCACCCGCAGCCTGAACGGCACCGTCCCGCAGCCCGTCCCCAGTGGCACGACCGGCGCTCCCGCCATCGTGACCCCCGGCGGGGAGACGGCGGGCGGGGAGACGGCCGGCGGCAGTAGTGCTTCGGGGTCGGGCGGTGGTCTCGCCTCCACCGGAACCCAGGTCGCCGGCATCGCCGCCGCGGCGGTGGCCCTGGTGTACTGCGGCTGGGGTACGACCCGCGTCGCCCGCCGCCGACGCCACGACGAGACGACCGGAGGCCGGGCGTGA
- a CDS encoding ABC transporter ATP-binding protein, whose amino-acid sequence MIHFDQVTVQYEDTAEPVLRDVDLTVEEGELCLVVGHTGVGKSTLLGAVNGLVPHFTGGTLYGRVLVDGRDTAEHPPRELADVVGVVGQDPLDGFVTDTVEEELAYAMEQLAIPPATMRKRVEETLDLLGLADLRHRALHELSGGQQQRVAIGSVLTAHPRILVLDEPTSALDPTAAEEVLAAVTRLVHDLGVTVLLAEHRLERVVQYADRVIHLPGDGRVVCGPPAEVFRTSSIAPPIVELGRAAGWDPLPLSIRDARRAAAPVRTRLAGTTPPPVRPGPAPDPAELLKARGVTVTYQGVPAVREVALHLRGGEITALMGRNGSGKSSLLWALQGSGPRKAGTVHIPAVDGGKDADPQKLSAAEARRLIGLVPQTPTDLLYLESVKQELDQADSESEVGSDAPAARAILDRLAPGIDDATHPRDLSEGQKLALVLAIQLSAAPKVLLLDEPTRGLDYRAKAELIRIVDDLAAEGGAVVISTHDVEFVARAADRVVVMAEGDVVADGPTGEIILASPVFAPQTAKILAPLPYLTVAQVAAALPDDETDRAS is encoded by the coding sequence GTGATCCACTTCGACCAGGTCACCGTCCAGTACGAGGACACGGCCGAACCGGTCCTGCGCGACGTCGACCTCACCGTCGAGGAAGGTGAACTCTGCCTCGTCGTCGGCCATACCGGCGTCGGCAAGTCCACCCTCCTCGGCGCGGTCAACGGACTCGTCCCGCACTTCACCGGCGGCACCCTCTACGGACGTGTCCTCGTCGACGGCCGGGACACCGCCGAGCACCCGCCCCGCGAACTCGCCGATGTCGTCGGCGTCGTGGGACAGGACCCGCTCGACGGCTTCGTCACCGACACCGTGGAGGAGGAACTCGCTTACGCGATGGAGCAGTTGGCGATCCCGCCGGCCACCATGCGCAAGCGCGTCGAGGAGACCCTCGACCTCCTCGGCCTCGCCGACCTCCGCCACCGCGCCCTGCACGAGCTCTCGGGCGGCCAGCAGCAGCGCGTCGCCATCGGCTCGGTGCTCACCGCCCACCCCCGGATCCTGGTCCTCGACGAGCCGACCTCCGCGCTGGACCCGACGGCCGCGGAGGAGGTGCTGGCCGCCGTGACGCGCCTGGTGCACGACCTCGGCGTCACCGTCCTGCTCGCCGAACACCGCCTGGAGCGCGTGGTCCAGTACGCCGACCGCGTCATCCACCTCCCCGGCGACGGGCGGGTCGTCTGCGGCCCACCGGCCGAGGTCTTCCGCACGTCGTCCATCGCGCCGCCCATCGTGGAACTCGGCCGTGCCGCCGGCTGGGACCCGCTCCCACTCTCGATCCGTGACGCCCGCCGCGCGGCCGCGCCCGTACGGACCCGCCTCGCCGGTACGACTCCGCCACCGGTACGGCCCGGACCAGCCCCGGACCCGGCCGAACTGTTGAAGGCCCGCGGGGTGACGGTGACCTATCAGGGCGTCCCGGCCGTCCGCGAGGTCGCCCTGCACCTGCGCGGCGGCGAGATCACCGCCCTCATGGGCCGCAACGGCTCCGGCAAGTCCTCCCTCCTGTGGGCCCTCCAGGGCTCCGGTCCCCGCAAGGCCGGCACCGTGCACATCCCCGCCGTGGACGGGGGCAAGGACGCCGACCCGCAGAAGCTGTCCGCCGCCGAGGCCCGCCGCCTCATCGGTCTGGTCCCGCAGACGCCCACCGACCTGCTGTACCTGGAGAGCGTGAAGCAGGAACTCGACCAGGCCGACTCCGAGTCCGAGGTCGGCTCGGACGCCCCCGCGGCGCGCGCGATCCTCGACCGCCTCGCGCCCGGGATCGACGACGCCACCCACCCCCGCGACCTGTCCGAAGGGCAGAAGCTCGCCCTCGTCCTCGCCATCCAGCTGTCCGCCGCACCCAAGGTCCTGCTCCTCGACGAACCCACCCGCGGCCTCGACTACCGCGCCAAGGCGGAACTGATCCGCATCGTCGACGACCTGGCGGCCGAGGGCGGCGCCGTCGTCATCTCCACCCACGACGTCGAGTTCGTCGCCCGCGCCGCCGACCGCGTCGTGGTCATGGCCGAGGGCGACGTCGTCGCGGACGGACCGACCGGCGAGATCATCCTCGCCTCCCCCGTCTTCGCACCGCAGACCGCGAAGATCCTCGCTCCGCTCCCCTACCTCACGGTCGCCCAGGTGGCCGCCGCCCTCCCCGACGACGAGACGGACCGGGCCTCATGA
- a CDS encoding cobalamin-binding protein produces MRIVSLLPAATDIVAELGLAADLVGRTHECDWPPRAVAGVPVVTSAEFSADTLSSREISDAVGGAAHSGSSLYTLDTEALGTLAPDVVLTQDLCDVCAVSYAGVSRAVRVRDGGPRVLSLEPRTLGEVLDCLVTVGELLGVADRARERRRALAARLEAVRARTAGRQRPKVVAIEWLDPLWPAGHWVPEQIACAGGEALIAAPGEHTRPMEWEAVRAARPDVLLLMPCGFGPERTLRERELLTSLPGWEELPAVRAGEVWVLDGPAYFNRPGPRVVRGAEVLAHVLHGVGAGAPVSPAEARRLGRG; encoded by the coding sequence ATGCGCATCGTCTCCCTGCTGCCCGCGGCCACCGACATCGTGGCGGAGCTCGGTCTGGCCGCCGATCTGGTGGGCCGTACGCACGAGTGCGACTGGCCGCCGCGGGCGGTGGCCGGCGTGCCCGTGGTGACCTCGGCCGAGTTCTCGGCGGACACCCTGAGCAGCAGGGAGATCTCCGATGCCGTCGGCGGCGCCGCGCACAGCGGCTCCTCGCTCTACACCCTCGACACCGAGGCCCTCGGCACACTGGCTCCCGACGTGGTCCTGACGCAGGACCTGTGCGACGTCTGCGCGGTGTCCTACGCGGGGGTGAGCCGGGCCGTGCGCGTCCGGGACGGCGGGCCCCGCGTGCTGAGTCTGGAACCGCGCACGCTGGGCGAGGTACTGGACTGCCTGGTCACGGTGGGCGAGCTGCTCGGCGTGGCGGACCGCGCGCGGGAGCGGCGCCGCGCCCTCGCCGCGCGGCTGGAGGCCGTACGGGCGCGGACGGCCGGGCGGCAGCGGCCCAAGGTGGTGGCGATCGAATGGCTCGATCCGCTCTGGCCGGCCGGGCACTGGGTGCCGGAGCAGATCGCGTGCGCGGGCGGTGAGGCGCTGATCGCCGCGCCGGGCGAGCACACCCGGCCGATGGAATGGGAGGCGGTCCGGGCCGCCCGCCCGGACGTGCTCCTGCTCATGCCCTGCGGGTTCGGCCCGGAACGCACCCTGCGCGAGCGGGAGCTGCTGACCTCGCTGCCGGGGTGGGAGGAGCTGCCCGCGGTGCGCGCGGGCGAGGTGTGGGTGCTGGACGGGCCCGCCTACTTCAACCGCCCGGGCCCCCGCGTCGTACGCGGCGCGGAGGTACTGGCGCACGTCCTGCACGGGGTCGGGGCGGGGGCGCCGGTGAGTCCGGCGGAAGCCCGCCGACTCGGCCGCGGCTGA
- a CDS encoding ECF transporter S component, translating into MTTAARTAAIRINARAGVVIAMAAFLGVVAFFWPFLVAPGKFGSNYAPPLIFGVLLVIVLCVVISEIAEGGINSKALAMLGVLSAVNAAIRPLGAGTAGIETVFFILVLAGRVYGPGFGFTLGCTSLFASALITGGVGPWMPYQMFGCAFVGMLAGFLPKASGRREIVMLALYGSVSGYLFGFLLNLSFWPFSLDPNSSIAYLPGLPFTEQFQRYLAFDLATSLGWDTGRAVTNFICITLAGPAVLTTFRRAARKARFRAPVHFRPGARP; encoded by the coding sequence ATGACCACCGCCGCACGCACGGCAGCGATCCGCATCAACGCGCGGGCCGGCGTCGTCATCGCCATGGCCGCGTTCCTCGGGGTCGTCGCGTTCTTCTGGCCGTTCCTCGTCGCGCCCGGGAAGTTCGGCTCGAACTACGCCCCGCCACTAATCTTCGGGGTACTGCTCGTGATCGTGCTGTGCGTGGTGATCTCCGAGATCGCGGAAGGCGGGATCAACTCCAAGGCCCTGGCCATGCTGGGGGTCCTGTCCGCCGTCAACGCGGCGATCCGCCCGCTGGGCGCGGGGACGGCCGGCATCGAGACGGTGTTCTTCATCCTCGTCCTGGCCGGCCGGGTCTACGGTCCGGGCTTCGGTTTCACCCTGGGCTGCACCTCACTGTTCGCCTCCGCCCTCATCACGGGCGGGGTCGGGCCCTGGATGCCGTACCAGATGTTCGGCTGCGCCTTCGTCGGCATGCTCGCCGGCTTCCTCCCGAAGGCCTCGGGCCGCCGCGAGATCGTCATGCTCGCCCTCTACGGCTCCGTCTCCGGCTACCTGTTCGGCTTCCTGCTCAACCTCTCCTTCTGGCCCTTCTCCCTCGATCCCAACAGCTCCATCGCGTACCTGCCCGGCCTCCCCTTCACCGAGCAGTTCCAGCGCTACCTCGCCTTCGACCTCGCCACGTCCCTGGGCTGGGACACGGGCCGCGCCGTCACCAACTTCATCTGCATCACCCTCGCGGGACCGGCCGTCCTGACCACCTTCCGACGTGCGGCCCGCAAGGCCCGCTTCCGGGCACCGGTCCACTTCCGGCCCGGCGCACGCCCCTGA
- a CDS encoding IS110 family transposase has translation MPELWAGTDAGKAAHHCTVIDTDGTKVLSRRVPNNEPELLELIGDVLALAEDGPVTWAVDLNAGGGALLIALLTSHGQRLLYIPGRTVHHASRGYRGDGKTDAKDAYVIADQARMRRDLQPLQEWDEIAVDLKILTARRYDLAADRTRAINRMRAQLLEYFPALERAFDYAASKAALILLTGYQTPAGLRRVGPNRLATWLKNRKVRAAQAMAEAAVAAAQAQHTAVAGESTAAAVVNALARAVLALDEEIADIDAQIAARFREHRHAEVVLSMPGMGTLLGAEFIACTGGDMDAFGSSGRLAGVAGLALVPRDSGRISGNMRRPHRYHRRLLRVFYLSAQIAARFCPTSKTFYDRKRAEGKNHKQAILALARRRLDVLWALIRDQRQWTAQPPQPVLPGAA, from the coding sequence GTGCCCGAGCTCTGGGCGGGGACGGATGCCGGCAAAGCCGCGCATCACTGCACGGTGATCGACACGGACGGGACGAAGGTGCTCTCGCGCCGGGTGCCCAACAACGAGCCCGAGCTCCTGGAGCTGATAGGCGACGTCCTCGCACTGGCAGAGGACGGTCCGGTGACCTGGGCCGTCGACTTGAACGCCGGCGGTGGCGCTTTGCTAATCGCTCTGCTGACAAGCCATGGCCAGCGGCTGCTCTACATTCCTGGCCGCACCGTTCACCACGCCTCCCGTGGCTACCGTGGAGATGGCAAGACGGATGCGAAGGACGCCTACGTCATCGCCGATCAGGCACGGATGCGGCGGGATCTGCAGCCTCTGCAGGAGTGGGACGAGATCGCGGTGGACCTGAAGATCCTCACCGCCCGCCGCTACGACCTCGCGGCCGACCGGACCCGCGCCATCAACCGGATGCGAGCCCAGCTGCTGGAGTACTTTCCGGCGCTGGAGCGGGCCTTCGACTACGCCGCTTCCAAAGCCGCACTCATCCTTCTGACCGGCTACCAGACCCCGGCTGGCCTGCGCCGGGTCGGCCCGAACAGGCTCGCGACCTGGCTGAAGAACCGCAAAGTCCGTGCCGCCCAGGCGATGGCCGAGGCGGCGGTCGCTGCGGCACAGGCCCAGCACACCGCCGTGGCCGGAGAGAGCACAGCCGCAGCCGTGGTGAACGCCCTGGCCAGGGCAGTGCTGGCTCTGGACGAAGAGATCGCCGACATCGACGCGCAGATCGCGGCCCGCTTCCGAGAGCACCGACACGCCGAAGTGGTCCTCAGCATGCCCGGCATGGGCACGTTGCTGGGAGCGGAATTCATCGCCTGCACCGGCGGTGACATGGACGCCTTCGGCAGCTCGGGGCGACTCGCCGGCGTCGCAGGCCTCGCACTGGTCCCACGGGACTCCGGTCGGATCAGCGGCAACATGCGCCGACCACACCGCTACCACCGCAGGCTCCTGCGCGTCTTCTACCTCTCCGCCCAGATCGCCGCCCGCTTCTGCCCCACCTCGAAGACCTTCTACGACCGCAAACGAGCCGAGGGCAAGAACCACAAGCAGGCGATCCTCGCCCTTGCTCGCCGCCGCCTCGACGTCCTGTGGGCCCTCATCCGCGACCAACGCCAATGGACGGCCCAGCCACCGCAACCGGTGCTGCCCGGCGCCGCATAA
- a CDS encoding DUF4430 domain-containing protein: protein MRQTLVRRSVVTTLALGLALATAPAVAEAKPKPNTNAAVKVNLTVQGPDGLLFKGKVKTKGHDVTTATGGTHKCDGTNGGANPSKVPTPTAALDDAAHKKGFAWDGTWYASFDDFSVDTIKNVSGGGSAYWSIAVNGTPTPVGGCQFKLNAGDQVSFTWTSF, encoded by the coding sequence ATGCGCCAGACCCTCGTCCGCCGCTCGGTGGTCACCACGCTCGCCCTCGGTCTCGCCCTCGCCACCGCTCCGGCCGTGGCCGAGGCCAAGCCGAAGCCGAACACGAACGCGGCCGTCAAGGTGAACCTCACCGTCCAGGGACCCGACGGACTGCTGTTCAAGGGCAAGGTCAAGACCAAGGGCCACGACGTCACCACCGCGACCGGTGGCACCCACAAGTGCGACGGCACCAACGGCGGCGCCAACCCGTCCAAGGTCCCCACCCCGACGGCCGCGCTCGACGACGCCGCCCACAAGAAGGGCTTCGCCTGGGACGGCACCTGGTACGCGTCGTTCGACGACTTCTCCGTCGACACCATAAAGAACGTCAGCGGCGGCGGCTCCGCGTACTGGAGCATCGCCGTCAACGGCACCCCCACTCCGGTCGGCGGCTGCCAGTTCAAGCTCAACGCCGGCGACCAGGTCTCCTTCACCTGGACGTCCTTCTAG